A single region of the Triticum dicoccoides isolate Atlit2015 ecotype Zavitan chromosome 2B, WEW_v2.0, whole genome shotgun sequence genome encodes:
- the LOC119364728 gene encoding uncharacterized protein LOC119364728 has protein sequence MASAVLSYIQSLWPLSALLKEDDLGASARLVRTLAVPEETKQFVFAIREPETQGLLYILAAQNLSEQSALDAGHLIRAVRPRAVITQVAHTEVEDVLIEEQCLAEGGAGGVPASPLQVIKRCITEKKSKDHYVKSAACQVLREIFGVGFYGHLLAAKRAAEETESHFLLLGSPYEKNCNAGGSSNGNSTDDNSAPQSQTSCSLPQSAMDDKSGLQLQSNCLLPKNATSAVSSHVRKICLVDDYGGQLMKSLAPTANLLLSQAISSYAVAECRLSECKPADRYEPPLFAQTVYPLLSDLYEIFVEIPSIGKAMASAQMLLTQVHKGKPVCSEMLSDVYVFGIAIEALRICLNNAGRRRINTRDNHSLEKLDFAELPSEEKCHILLVQALRSQLREFGSVVAVVDASCLAGIRRHWNTPVPSEITQLAGSCFNHYGNKVESENESDNSEVPLDSTDKKSWIAEKPVVAVGAGGTAILGFSSLSKTIQASAILKLAPYKTPVVLKYGLMQLQRHAGIVLSKLLSHGVVGAGSKSSALQFTASAEKIRAVTHTVISSVERTSLLAMRTSFYEIMQKRQKHNRPFRIAPWATFGFSLVACAGLLKHGDGIECAAEAAPSVPMIASLGRGLESLRVTSEETRQTRSQNVKEALLTLLRSLKKSEK, from the coding sequence ATGGCGTCGGCGGTGCTCTCGTACATTCAAAGCCTGTGGCCGCTCTCGGCTCTCCTGAAGGAGGACGACCTGGGCGCGTCCGCGCGGCTGGTGCGGACCCTCGCCGTGCCCGAGGAGACGAAGCAGTTCGTGTTCGCGATCCGGGAGCCCGAGACGCAGGGCTTGCTCTACATCCTCGCGGCGCAGAACCTCTCCGAGCAGTCCGCCTTGGACGCCGGCCATCTGATCAGGGCGGTGCGGCCCCGGGCCGTGATCACCCAGGTCGCGCACACAGAGGTCGAGGACGTTTTGATCGAGGAGCAGTGCCTGGCTGAAGGCGGAGCAGGCGGCGTGCCGGCGTCGCCGTTACAGGTGATTAAGCGTTGCATCACCGAGAAGAAGAGCAAAGATCACTATGTGAAATCCGCCGCTTGCCAGGTCCTGCGGGAGATTTTTGGGGTCGGATTCTACGGCCACCTGTTGGCTGCCAAGAGAGCTGCGGAGGAGACAGAGTCACATTTTCTCTTGCTCGGCTCTCCGTATGAGAAGAATTGCAATGCGGGTGGATCGAGCAACGGAAATAGTACGGACGATAATTCGGCTCCGCAATCGCAGACTAGCTGCTCTCTCCCTCAGAGTGCCATGGATGATAAATCTGGTCTCCAGTTACAGAGTAACTGCTTGCTCCCTAAGAATGCCACTTCAGCAGTAAGCTCCCATGTCAGGAAGATATGCCTTGTGGATGATTATGGAGGACAGCTCATGAAGTCGCTAGCTCCAACTGCTAACTTGTTGTTGTCCCAAGCTATCTCTTCCTATGCTGTTGCAGAGTGCAGACTATCAGAATGTAAGCCAGCCGACAGATACGAGCCTCCACTTTTTGCGCAGACCGTCTACCCTTTGCTCTCTGACCTTTATGAGATATTTGTTGAAATTCCGTCAATTGGGAAGGCTATGGCTTCTGCACAGATGTTGCTCACTCAAGTTCACAAGGGGAAGCCAGTTTGCAGTGAAATGTTATCTGATGTCTATGTATTTGGAATTGCAATAGAGGCTCTCAGAATATGTTTAAACAATGCAGGAAGACGCCGCATTAATACCAGGGATAATCATAGTTTGGAGAAATTGGATTTTGCAGAGCTCCCTTCTGAGGAGAAGTGCCACATTCTTCTTGTTCAAGCTCTCAGAAGTCAACTAAGAGAGTTTGGTTCTGTGGTGGCTGTAGTTGATGCCAGCTGCTTAGCTGGAATAAGGAGACACTGGAACACCCCTGTTCCTTCGGAGATCACACAATTAGCTGGCAGTTGCTTCAATCATTATGGCAACAAAGTTGAGAGCGAAAATGAGAGTGATAACAGTGAGGTGCCATTGGACAGCACTGATAAAAAGAGCTGGATAGCTGAGAAACCTGTGGTCGCAGTTGGTGCGGGAGGAACAGCAATTCTTGGTTTTTCATCTTTGTCGAAAACTATCCAGGCATCTGCCATTCTTAAGTTGGCTCCGTATAAAACTCCAGTGGTTTTGAAGTATGGCTTAATGCAGCTGCAAAGGCATGCTGGCATTGTATTAAGCAAGCTCCTTTCTCATGGGGTTGTTGGTGCTGGTTCGAAGTCATCTGCTCTACAGTTCACAGCTTCAGCAGAGAAGATTCGGGCCGTGACACACACTGTAATATCATCTGTAGAGAGAACCAGCTTGTTGGCGATGCGGACGTCGTTCTACGAAATAATGCAGAAGAGGCAGAAGCACAACCGACCTTTCCGAATAGCTCCTTGGGCAACATTTGGTTTTAGCTTGGTTGCATGTGCTGGCCTCCTGAAGCACGGAGATGGGATCGAGTGTGCTGCCGAGGCCGCACCTTCTGTTCCCATGATTGCCTCCCTGGGCCGTGGTCTTGAGAGCTTGCGTGTCACATCAGAGGAAACAAGGCAAACAAGGAGCCAAAATGTGAAGGAAGCTTTGCTAACATTGTTGCGCAGCTTAAAGAAATCAGAAAAGTAA
- the LOC119364729 gene encoding phosphoglycolate phosphatase 1A, chloroplastic-like, producing MLLARASPSFLPSTSTSSSATPSSQALPPSASFGRSLRTGGSLTAASPNCTVRRPVMAAAAAAVPAAKLEDAEALIDSVETFIFDCDGVIWKGDKLIDGVPETLDLLRSKGKRLVFVTNNSTKSRKQYGKKFETLGLSVNEEEIFASSFAAAAYLQSIDFPKDKKVYVIGEEGILKELELAGFQYLGGPTDGDKKIELKPGFYMEHDKDVGAVVVGFDRYFNYYKVQYGTLCIRENPGCLFIATNRDAVTHLTDAQEWAGGGSMVGAVLGSTKQEPLVVGKPSTFMMDYLAKKFGITTSQICMVGDRLDTDVLFGQNGGCKTLLVLSGVTSEQMLQSPDNKIQPDFYTNQISDFLTLKTAAV from the exons ATGCTCCTGGCTCGCGCCTCCCCCAGCTTCctcccctccacctccacctcctcctccgctaCCCCGTCGTCGCAGGCGCTGCCGCCGTCCGCGTCCTTCGGAAGGAGCCTGCGCACCGGCGGCAGCCTAACCGCGGCATCGCCGAACTGCACTGTCAGACGGCCCGtgatggcggcagcagcagcggcagtcCCTGCAGCGAAGCTGGAGGACGCCGAGGCTCTTATTGACTCTGTAGAGACATTCATATTTGACTGCGACG GGGTGATTTGGAAGGGTGACAAGCTGATCGATGGCGTGCCGGAGACGCTCGACCTGCTCAGATCAAAG GGCAAGAGGCTGGTGTTCGTGACCAACAATTCGACCAAGTCGAGGAAGCAGTACGGGAAGAAGTTCGAGACGCTCGGCCTCAGTGTCAACGAG GAAGAGATATTTGCTTCGTCCTTTGCAGCTGCTGCGTACCTGCAGTCCATCGATTTCCCTAAAGACAAGAAG GTTTACGTGATTGGAGAGGAAGGGATTCTCAAGGAGCTGGAGCTGGCTGGCTTTCAGTACCTCGGTGGACCT ACAGACGGTGACAAGAAGATTGAGCTGAAGCCTGGCTTCTACATGGAGCATGACAAAGAT GTTGGAGCAGTGGTAGTGGGATTTGATCGCTATTTTAACTACTACAAAGTTCA GTACGGGACACTCTGCATACGTGAGAATCCTGGGTGCCTTTTCATTGCAACAAACAGGGACGCTGTCACCCATCTCACTGATGCCCAGGAGTGGGCAG GTGGCGGGTCGATGGTCGGCGCTGTTCTTGGTTCAACCAAACAAGAACCGCTCGTCGTCGGGAAGCCATCGACATTCATGATGGACTACCTGGCAAAGAA GTTTGGAATCACAACATCTCAGATATGCATGGTAGGTGACCGTTTGGATACTGACGTTCTATTTGGGCAAAATGGGGGCTGCAAAACTCTTCTGGTTCTTTCAG GTGTGACTTCTGAGCAGATGCTTCAAAGCCCCGACAACAAAATACAGCCAGATTTCTACACAAACCAAATTTCTGATTTTCTCACCCTTAAAACAGCAGCAGTATGA